The bacterium genome includes the window CCGCCGCCGACCAGCAGGGGCACACTCACCCGCTCGCGCACCGCCGCAATGATCTCCGGCGCGATCGGACGGCGCGCGCCCGATCCCGCTTCCAGATAGATGAATCGCTGACCCATGTATTCGGCGCAGAGCGCATGGTCGCAGATCGAAGCGACCTCGGTCTCCGGAATCGGCGCCGTGTTGCTTTCACGCGCCACTGAGGTGCTCGAGCCGGTGTCGATCAGAATGTAGCCGGTTGCGATCGGCTCGATGCCATACTGATGCACCAGCGGCGTGCCCTTGACCTGCTGGCCAACCAGATAATCGGGGTTGCGTCCCGAAAGCAGCGTGAGAAAAAGCACCGCATCGACATGG containing:
- a CDS encoding geranylgeranylglyceryl/heptaprenylglyceryl phosphate synthase: MSGTVHRRLLAARQEGTRLLWLLDPDKIAPQRPDPRWAQAAECGVAALLVGTSQDDNPDFDCAVAAIRRHASLPLVLFPGSAAQVSPHVDAVLFLTLLSGRNPDYLVGQQVKGTPLVHQYGIEPIATGYILIDTGSSTSVARESNTAPIPETEVASICDHALCAEYMGQRFIYLEAGSGARRPIAPEIIAAVRERVSVPLLVGGG